A region of Athene noctua chromosome 10, bAthNoc1.hap1.1, whole genome shotgun sequence DNA encodes the following proteins:
- the NOL8 gene encoding nucleolar protein 8 isoform X1 has product MEKKQDLKRLYVGGLGHTVSKAELQERFGKFGHVLDAEIITRKDDQGNPMKTFAYISVSISDADLRKCMSILNKSKWKGGTLQIELAKESFLHRLATEREEVKLQKEKPHGNDKTCLLESLKKAGVVDFHMKAVPGTEVPDHKKWVVGKFGRVLPILHLRNQQKNKIMKYDPSKYCHNLRKLEPDLTHAVPVSELTWHLEGRGDSVNKKQQGEIPATKKTPKKLKQLGSEALNGAALISSGCQSCSKNTSSPQLDQRSKTKPSEKSALPPSKSHNSKISGRGLLSDKSNVSGITDQNSMSVSDSDIDSEEEIRAMVKKEREIEKAESVETESDHLEIVGDNFELKYNGRWSLSNPDAVKKATKGRYREKETMECDNGYDSADTDEIIADSKTLDLSRKRAVFEDSKRSKVENKEILTNKNCDLVNDSSLKTHNLKEHIEKKGKTKKSRIAALQSTAVNSTTTTSDSESSYSEPEKGESEISSDYESMMQNCYHLDLTLDDLKALAADSTGTPVEGSDNTQSSSQCSVEEIPMGNVVNKTKFSKFCPAVKKKCICPEDVLASILAGEDNSDESSKKQNNLCLKYKPFRGMGSLCEKELTKDSTSLKKRSVESLGLEARISYCGEEASKRQSKNQPSYSLEVSSKKTKNTHCDQHKEVSDAASLADERDQPFSRPRLQGKNKDVSFLKDNQNSEHEDAAPTNKSEDESSDMDSNAAVSQKHVKRQLKSPKLLSKKIKRDVSNKNPECEANKCENVKTSLLEDKELCLHAAASKEPSTKEKQLQDNQRRLAALQERQKERELQKKLIQGALSNLDSQPAGKHKHIIFNSDVESEAEVEEMVKKDASLENMHEEDESAPKTSVRLFESSEDEQDDTDDERFKIKPQFEGKAGEKLLQLQSRFGTDERFRMDARFLESDSEEEAETNTLKAGEEEELAAEKKKNLQILGSLLNMNLEHSKPSKTATSAKKFKDINALRYDPTRQDHAVFERKPSDTEKESKAKRKKKREESEKVPEVSKEMYYDIAVDLKELFGSSKSKSEKKEEIPWDKDDAEDSTTLDNLGPHVGSDVAQESSGFTFSFFGDMEELGMKEEPYILETIKPVKVTWQEDPRFQDSSSEGDDEPDMSESERHEEMFFSQTESARFFFFSKDDERLREGPKLFCRSVDLSEEKDGWEDRRRLLLEECRKKHKDARRKVKAKQ; this is encoded by the exons ATGGAGAAGAAACAAGATTTAAAACGCTTATATGTTGGAGGGCTTGGCCATACGGTTTCTAAGGCTGAACTGCAAGAAAGATTTGGCAAGTTTGGGCATGTTTTGGATGCAGAGATTATTACCAGAAAAGATGATCAGG GGAACCCTATGAAGACTTTTGCTTACATCAGTGTCAGCATTTCTGATGCAGATCTTAGAAAGT GCATGtcaattttaaataaatcaaaatggAAAGGGGGGACACTGCAAATTGAGTTGGCCAAAGAAAGCTTTTTGCATAg GCTTGCCACGGAGAGGGAGGAAgtaaaactgcagaaagaaaagccaCATGGAAATGACAAAACTTGTTTGTTAGAATCACTGAAAAAGGCTGGAGTTGTAGACTTTCACATGAAAGCAGTACCAGGTACAGAGGTGCCAGATCATAAG aagtgGGTTGTTGGTAAATTCGGCAGAGTCTTGCCTATCCTGCACCTTAGAaatcagcaaaaaaataaa ATCATGAAATATGACCCATCAAAATATTGCCATAACCTTAGAAAGCTGGAGCCAGACTTGACACATGCAGTTCCTGTATCCGAGCTTACTTGGCACTTGGAAGGCAGAGGTGACAGCGTAAACAAGAAGCAGCAAGGAGAGATCCCTGCAACTAAGAAGACACCTAAAAAACTGAAACAGCTGGGCAGTGAGGCTCTAAATGGAGCAGCACTTATCTCTTCTGGGTGCCAGTCATGCTCAAAAAACACAAGCTCACCACAGCTAGATCAAAGATCAAAAACCAAACCCAGTGAGAAGTCTGCCTTGCCTCCATCAAAGAGTCATAATAGTAAAATATCAGGGAGAGGTTTATTATCAGATAAAAGCAATGTTTCTGGAATTACAGATCAAAATAGTATGAGTGTTTCTGATAGTGACATTGATTCTGAAGAGGAAATCAGAGCAATggtgaagaaagagagagaaatagagaAAGCTGAAAGTGTTGAGACTGAAAGTGATCACTTAGAAATTGTTGGGgataattttgaattaaaatacaaTGGTCGCTGGTCCTTAAGCAATCCAGATGCTGTGAAGAAAGCTACCAAAGGACGTTACAGAGAGAAAGAGACTATGGAATGCGATAATGGTTATGATTCAGCAGATACAGATGAAATTATTGCTGACAGTAAAACTCTAGATCTAAGCAGGAAAAGAGCAGTTTTCGAAGATTCTAAACGGAGTAAGGTGGAGAATAAAGAAATACTAACTAACAAAAATTGTGATTTGGTAAATGACTCCTCACTGAAAACTCACAATTTAAAAGAACACAttgaaaaaaaagggaaaacgaAAAAATCCAGAATTGCTGCCTTGCAGAGTACAGCAGTTAACAGTACAACAACGACAAGTGATAGTGAGAGCTCTTATTCAGAGCCTGAGAAAGGGGAGTCTGAAATCAGTTCTGATTATGAATCCATGATGCAAAACTGTTACCACTTAGACCTTACATTAGATGACTTAAAGGCATTAGCTGCTGATAGCACTGGGACACCAGTAGAAGGATCAGATAATACACAGAGTTCTAGCCAGTGCAGCGTTGAAGAAATTCCCATGGGTAATgttgtaaataaaacaaaattctcTAAATTTTGCcctgcagttaaaaaaaagtgtatatgTCCTGAAGATGTACTTGCTTCAATTTTAGCGGGGGAGGATAATTCTGATGAAAGCtccaagaaacaaaataatttgtgtttgaaATATAAGCCCTTCAGAGGAATGGGGTCCCTTTGTGAAAAAGAGTTAACTAAGGACAGCACTAGTTTAAAGAAGAGGTCTGTAGAAAGTTTAGGTCTTGAAGCTCGTATTTCTTATTGTGGGGAGGAGGCATCTAAAAGACAGTCTAAGAACCAACCGTCATATTCACTTGAAGTCAgcagtaaaaagacaaaaaatacacATTGTGACCAGCACAAGGAGGTGTCAGATGCTGCCTCCTTAGCAGATGAGAGAGATCAGCCTTTTTCCAGGCCACGTTTACAAGGAAAGAACAAAGATGTGAGTTTTTTAAAAGACAACCAAAATTCAGAGCATGAAGATGCTGCTCCTACTAATAAGAGTGAAGATGAGAGCAGTGACATGGATAGTAATGCTGCAGTGTCACAGAAACATGTTAAACGACAACTGAAAAGCCCAAAActgctttcaaaaaaaatcaagagagatGTAAGCAATAAAAATCCAGAATGTGAAGCTAATAAATGTGAGAATGTGAAGACAAGCCTTCTGGAAGATAAGGAGCTTTGTCTTCATGCTGCTGCTTCAAAGGAACCTAGCACAAAAGAGAAACAGTTGCAGGATAACCAGAGGAGACTGGCAGCTCTACAAGAGAGACAGAAGGAGAGAGAATTACAGAAGAAACTCATTCAAGGAGCTCTTTCAAATCTG GATAGCCAGCCAGCAGGCAAGCATAAACACATCATATTCAATTCAGATGTGGAAAGCGAAGCTGAAGTAGAGGAGATGGTGAAGAAAGATGCGAGTTTGGAAAATATGCATGAAGAA GATGAATCTGCTCCTAAAACTTCAGTCAGACTGTTTGAAAGCAGTGAGGATGAGCAAGATGATACAGATGATGAGAGATTCAAAATTAAACCCCAGTTTGAAGGCAAAGCTGGTGAAAAA CTCTTGCAATTGCAATCGCGATTTGGCACAGATGAAAGATTTCGCATGGATGCTCGATTTCTTGAAAGTGACAGTGAAGAAGAAG caGAGACAAATACCTTGAAGGCAGGTGAGGAGGAAGAGCTTGCTgcggagaaaaagaaaaatctgcaaataTTGGGAAGCCTCTTAAATATGAACCTGGAACACTCTAAGCCATCTAAAACGGCCACAAGTGCTAAGAAATTCAA AGATATTAATGCCCTCCGCTATGATCCCACAAGACAGGACCATGCAGTGTTTGAAAGGAAACCAAGTGATACAGAAAAAGAGAG TAAAgctaaaaggaagaagaagagggaagaGAGTGAGAAAGTGCCTGAAGTGTCTAAAGAAATGTACTATGATATTGCTGTTGATTTAAAAGAGTTGTTTGGATCTTCAAAGAGcaagtcagaaaaaaaggaagaaatacctTGGGACAAAGACGATGCAGAGGATTCTACCACACTTGACAATTTGGGACCTCATGTTGGGAGTGATGTAGCTCAGGAGTCTAGTGGTTTCACGTTTTCTTTCTTTGGAGACATGGAGGAGTTGGGCATGAAAGAAG AGCCCTACATACTTGAAACAATAAAACCTGTAAAAGTCACATGGCAGGAAGATCCACGTTTCCAAGACAGCAGTTCtgagggtgatgatgaaccagacATGTCAGAAAGTGAAAGGCATGAAGAAAT GTTTTTCTCACAGACCGAAAGTGctagatttttcttcttctccaaagATGATGAACGACTAAGAG AGGGCCCTAAGTTATTTTGTAGATCAGTAGACCTCAGTGAAGAAAAAGATGGTTGGGAAGACAGACGTAGATTATTGCTTGAG gaatGCCGGAAGAAGCATAAGGATGCAAGAAGGAAAGTGAAGGCAAAACAATAA
- the NOL8 gene encoding nucleolar protein 8 isoform X2 translates to MEKKQDLKRLYVGGLGHTVSKAELQERFGKFGHVLDAEIITRKDDQGNPMKTFAYISVSISDADLRKCMSILNKSKWKGGTLQIELAKESFLHRLATEREEVKLQKEKPHGNDKTCLLESLKKAGVVDFHMKAVPGTEVPDHKKWVVGKFGRVLPILHLRNQQKNKIMKYDPSKYCHNLRKLEPDLTHAVPVSELTWHLEGRGDSVNKKQQGEIPATKKTPKKLKQLGSEALNGAALISSGCQSCSKNTSSPQLDQRSKTKPSEKSALPPSKSHNSKISGRGLLSDKSNVSGITDQNSMSVSDSDIDSEEEIRAMVKKEREIEKAESVETESDHLEIVGDNFELKYNGRWSLSNPDAVKKATKGRYREKETMECDNGYDSADTDEIIADSKTLDLSRKRAVFEDSKRSKVENKEILTNKNCDLVNDSSLKTHNLKEHIEKKGKTKKSRIAALQSTAVNSTTTTSDSESSYSEPEKGESEISSDYESMMQNCYHLDLTLDDLKALAADSTGTPVEGSDNTQSSSQCSVEEIPMGNVVNKTKFSKFCPAVKKKCICPEDVLASILAGEDNSDESSKKQNNLCLKYKPFRGMGSLCEKELTKDSTSLKKRSVESLGLEARISYCGEEASKRQSKNQPSYSLEVSSKKTKNTHCDQHKEVSDAASLADERDQPFSRPRLQGKNKDVSFLKDNQNSEHEDAAPTNKSEDESSDMDSNAAVSQKHVKRQLKSPKLLSKKIKRDVSNKNPECEANKCENVKTSLLEDKELCLHAAASKEPSTKEKQLQDNQRRLAALQERQKERELQKKLIQGALSNLDSQPAGKHKHIIFNSDVESEAEVEEMVKKDASLENMHEEDESAPKTSVRLFESSEDEQDDTDDERFKIKPQFEGKAGEKLLQLQSRFGTDERFRMDARFLESDSEEEETNTLKAGEEEELAAEKKKNLQILGSLLNMNLEHSKPSKTATSAKKFKDINALRYDPTRQDHAVFERKPSDTEKESKAKRKKKREESEKVPEVSKEMYYDIAVDLKELFGSSKSKSEKKEEIPWDKDDAEDSTTLDNLGPHVGSDVAQESSGFTFSFFGDMEELGMKEEPYILETIKPVKVTWQEDPRFQDSSSEGDDEPDMSESERHEEMFFSQTESARFFFFSKDDERLREGPKLFCRSVDLSEEKDGWEDRRRLLLEECRKKHKDARRKVKAKQ, encoded by the exons ATGGAGAAGAAACAAGATTTAAAACGCTTATATGTTGGAGGGCTTGGCCATACGGTTTCTAAGGCTGAACTGCAAGAAAGATTTGGCAAGTTTGGGCATGTTTTGGATGCAGAGATTATTACCAGAAAAGATGATCAGG GGAACCCTATGAAGACTTTTGCTTACATCAGTGTCAGCATTTCTGATGCAGATCTTAGAAAGT GCATGtcaattttaaataaatcaaaatggAAAGGGGGGACACTGCAAATTGAGTTGGCCAAAGAAAGCTTTTTGCATAg GCTTGCCACGGAGAGGGAGGAAgtaaaactgcagaaagaaaagccaCATGGAAATGACAAAACTTGTTTGTTAGAATCACTGAAAAAGGCTGGAGTTGTAGACTTTCACATGAAAGCAGTACCAGGTACAGAGGTGCCAGATCATAAG aagtgGGTTGTTGGTAAATTCGGCAGAGTCTTGCCTATCCTGCACCTTAGAaatcagcaaaaaaataaa ATCATGAAATATGACCCATCAAAATATTGCCATAACCTTAGAAAGCTGGAGCCAGACTTGACACATGCAGTTCCTGTATCCGAGCTTACTTGGCACTTGGAAGGCAGAGGTGACAGCGTAAACAAGAAGCAGCAAGGAGAGATCCCTGCAACTAAGAAGACACCTAAAAAACTGAAACAGCTGGGCAGTGAGGCTCTAAATGGAGCAGCACTTATCTCTTCTGGGTGCCAGTCATGCTCAAAAAACACAAGCTCACCACAGCTAGATCAAAGATCAAAAACCAAACCCAGTGAGAAGTCTGCCTTGCCTCCATCAAAGAGTCATAATAGTAAAATATCAGGGAGAGGTTTATTATCAGATAAAAGCAATGTTTCTGGAATTACAGATCAAAATAGTATGAGTGTTTCTGATAGTGACATTGATTCTGAAGAGGAAATCAGAGCAATggtgaagaaagagagagaaatagagaAAGCTGAAAGTGTTGAGACTGAAAGTGATCACTTAGAAATTGTTGGGgataattttgaattaaaatacaaTGGTCGCTGGTCCTTAAGCAATCCAGATGCTGTGAAGAAAGCTACCAAAGGACGTTACAGAGAGAAAGAGACTATGGAATGCGATAATGGTTATGATTCAGCAGATACAGATGAAATTATTGCTGACAGTAAAACTCTAGATCTAAGCAGGAAAAGAGCAGTTTTCGAAGATTCTAAACGGAGTAAGGTGGAGAATAAAGAAATACTAACTAACAAAAATTGTGATTTGGTAAATGACTCCTCACTGAAAACTCACAATTTAAAAGAACACAttgaaaaaaaagggaaaacgaAAAAATCCAGAATTGCTGCCTTGCAGAGTACAGCAGTTAACAGTACAACAACGACAAGTGATAGTGAGAGCTCTTATTCAGAGCCTGAGAAAGGGGAGTCTGAAATCAGTTCTGATTATGAATCCATGATGCAAAACTGTTACCACTTAGACCTTACATTAGATGACTTAAAGGCATTAGCTGCTGATAGCACTGGGACACCAGTAGAAGGATCAGATAATACACAGAGTTCTAGCCAGTGCAGCGTTGAAGAAATTCCCATGGGTAATgttgtaaataaaacaaaattctcTAAATTTTGCcctgcagttaaaaaaaagtgtatatgTCCTGAAGATGTACTTGCTTCAATTTTAGCGGGGGAGGATAATTCTGATGAAAGCtccaagaaacaaaataatttgtgtttgaaATATAAGCCCTTCAGAGGAATGGGGTCCCTTTGTGAAAAAGAGTTAACTAAGGACAGCACTAGTTTAAAGAAGAGGTCTGTAGAAAGTTTAGGTCTTGAAGCTCGTATTTCTTATTGTGGGGAGGAGGCATCTAAAAGACAGTCTAAGAACCAACCGTCATATTCACTTGAAGTCAgcagtaaaaagacaaaaaatacacATTGTGACCAGCACAAGGAGGTGTCAGATGCTGCCTCCTTAGCAGATGAGAGAGATCAGCCTTTTTCCAGGCCACGTTTACAAGGAAAGAACAAAGATGTGAGTTTTTTAAAAGACAACCAAAATTCAGAGCATGAAGATGCTGCTCCTACTAATAAGAGTGAAGATGAGAGCAGTGACATGGATAGTAATGCTGCAGTGTCACAGAAACATGTTAAACGACAACTGAAAAGCCCAAAActgctttcaaaaaaaatcaagagagatGTAAGCAATAAAAATCCAGAATGTGAAGCTAATAAATGTGAGAATGTGAAGACAAGCCTTCTGGAAGATAAGGAGCTTTGTCTTCATGCTGCTGCTTCAAAGGAACCTAGCACAAAAGAGAAACAGTTGCAGGATAACCAGAGGAGACTGGCAGCTCTACAAGAGAGACAGAAGGAGAGAGAATTACAGAAGAAACTCATTCAAGGAGCTCTTTCAAATCTG GATAGCCAGCCAGCAGGCAAGCATAAACACATCATATTCAATTCAGATGTGGAAAGCGAAGCTGAAGTAGAGGAGATGGTGAAGAAAGATGCGAGTTTGGAAAATATGCATGAAGAA GATGAATCTGCTCCTAAAACTTCAGTCAGACTGTTTGAAAGCAGTGAGGATGAGCAAGATGATACAGATGATGAGAGATTCAAAATTAAACCCCAGTTTGAAGGCAAAGCTGGTGAAAAA CTCTTGCAATTGCAATCGCGATTTGGCACAGATGAAAGATTTCGCATGGATGCTCGATTTCTTGAAAGTGACAGTGAAGAAGAAG AGACAAATACCTTGAAGGCAGGTGAGGAGGAAGAGCTTGCTgcggagaaaaagaaaaatctgcaaataTTGGGAAGCCTCTTAAATATGAACCTGGAACACTCTAAGCCATCTAAAACGGCCACAAGTGCTAAGAAATTCAA AGATATTAATGCCCTCCGCTATGATCCCACAAGACAGGACCATGCAGTGTTTGAAAGGAAACCAAGTGATACAGAAAAAGAGAG TAAAgctaaaaggaagaagaagagggaagaGAGTGAGAAAGTGCCTGAAGTGTCTAAAGAAATGTACTATGATATTGCTGTTGATTTAAAAGAGTTGTTTGGATCTTCAAAGAGcaagtcagaaaaaaaggaagaaatacctTGGGACAAAGACGATGCAGAGGATTCTACCACACTTGACAATTTGGGACCTCATGTTGGGAGTGATGTAGCTCAGGAGTCTAGTGGTTTCACGTTTTCTTTCTTTGGAGACATGGAGGAGTTGGGCATGAAAGAAG AGCCCTACATACTTGAAACAATAAAACCTGTAAAAGTCACATGGCAGGAAGATCCACGTTTCCAAGACAGCAGTTCtgagggtgatgatgaaccagacATGTCAGAAAGTGAAAGGCATGAAGAAAT GTTTTTCTCACAGACCGAAAGTGctagatttttcttcttctccaaagATGATGAACGACTAAGAG AGGGCCCTAAGTTATTTTGTAGATCAGTAGACCTCAGTGAAGAAAAAGATGGTTGGGAAGACAGACGTAGATTATTGCTTGAG gaatGCCGGAAGAAGCATAAGGATGCAAGAAGGAAAGTGAAGGCAAAACAATAA
- the NOL8 gene encoding nucleolar protein 8 isoform X3 produces MEKKQDLKRLYVGGLGHTVSKAELQERFGKFGHVLDAEIITRKDDQGNPMKTFAYISVSISDADLRKCMSILNKSKWKGGTLQIELAKESFLHRLATEREEVKLQKEKPHGNDKTCLLESLKKAGVVDFHMKAVPGTEVPDHKKWVVGKFGRVLPILHLRNQQKNKIMKYDPSKYCHNLRKLEPDLTHAVPVSELTWHLEGRGDSVNKKQQGEIPATKKTPKKLKQLGSEALNGAALISSGCQSCSKNTSSPQLDQRSKTKPSEKSALPPSKSHNSKISGRGLLSDKSNVSGITDQNSMSVSDSDIDSEEEIRAMVKKEREIEKAESVETESDHLEIVGDNFELKYNGRWSLSNPDAVKKATKGRYREKETMECDNGYDSADTDEIIADSKTLDLSRKRAVFEDSKRSKVENKEILTNKNCDLVNDSSLKTHNLKEHIEKKGKTKKSRIAALQSTAVNSTTTTSDSESSYSEPEKGESEISSDYESMMQNCYHLDLTLDDLKALAADSTGTPVEGSDNTQSSSQCSVEEIPMGNVVNKTKFSKFCPAVKKKCICPEDVLASILAGEDNSDESSKKQNNLCLKYKPFRGMGSLCEKELTKDSTSLKKRSVESLGLEARISYCGEEASKRQSKNQPSYSLEVSSKKTKNTHCDQHKEVSDAASLADERDQPFSRPRLQGKNKDVSFLKDNQNSEHEDAAPTNKSEDESSDMDSNAAVSQKHVKRQLKSPKLLSKKIKRDVSNKNPECEANKCENVKTSLLEDKELCLHAAASKEPSTKEKQLQDNQRRLAALQERQKERELQKKLIQGALSNLDSQPAGKHKHIIFNSDVESEAEVEEMVKKDASLENMHEEDESAPKTSVRLFESSEDEQDDTDDERFKIKPQFEGKAGEKLLQLQSRFGTDERFRMDARFLESDSEEEAETNTLKAGEEEELAAEKKKNLQILGSLLNMNLEHSKPSKTATSAKKFKDINALRYDPTRQDHAVFERKPSDTEKESKAKRKKKREESEKVPEVSKEMYYDIAVDLKELFGSSKSKSEKKEEIPWDKDDAEDSTTLDNLGPHVGSDVAQESSGFTFSFFGDMEELGMKEEPYILETIKPVKVTWQEDPRFQDSSSEGDDEPDMSESERFFSQTESARFFFFSKDDERLREGPKLFCRSVDLSEEKDGWEDRRRLLLEECRKKHKDARRKVKAKQ; encoded by the exons ATGGAGAAGAAACAAGATTTAAAACGCTTATATGTTGGAGGGCTTGGCCATACGGTTTCTAAGGCTGAACTGCAAGAAAGATTTGGCAAGTTTGGGCATGTTTTGGATGCAGAGATTATTACCAGAAAAGATGATCAGG GGAACCCTATGAAGACTTTTGCTTACATCAGTGTCAGCATTTCTGATGCAGATCTTAGAAAGT GCATGtcaattttaaataaatcaaaatggAAAGGGGGGACACTGCAAATTGAGTTGGCCAAAGAAAGCTTTTTGCATAg GCTTGCCACGGAGAGGGAGGAAgtaaaactgcagaaagaaaagccaCATGGAAATGACAAAACTTGTTTGTTAGAATCACTGAAAAAGGCTGGAGTTGTAGACTTTCACATGAAAGCAGTACCAGGTACAGAGGTGCCAGATCATAAG aagtgGGTTGTTGGTAAATTCGGCAGAGTCTTGCCTATCCTGCACCTTAGAaatcagcaaaaaaataaa ATCATGAAATATGACCCATCAAAATATTGCCATAACCTTAGAAAGCTGGAGCCAGACTTGACACATGCAGTTCCTGTATCCGAGCTTACTTGGCACTTGGAAGGCAGAGGTGACAGCGTAAACAAGAAGCAGCAAGGAGAGATCCCTGCAACTAAGAAGACACCTAAAAAACTGAAACAGCTGGGCAGTGAGGCTCTAAATGGAGCAGCACTTATCTCTTCTGGGTGCCAGTCATGCTCAAAAAACACAAGCTCACCACAGCTAGATCAAAGATCAAAAACCAAACCCAGTGAGAAGTCTGCCTTGCCTCCATCAAAGAGTCATAATAGTAAAATATCAGGGAGAGGTTTATTATCAGATAAAAGCAATGTTTCTGGAATTACAGATCAAAATAGTATGAGTGTTTCTGATAGTGACATTGATTCTGAAGAGGAAATCAGAGCAATggtgaagaaagagagagaaatagagaAAGCTGAAAGTGTTGAGACTGAAAGTGATCACTTAGAAATTGTTGGGgataattttgaattaaaatacaaTGGTCGCTGGTCCTTAAGCAATCCAGATGCTGTGAAGAAAGCTACCAAAGGACGTTACAGAGAGAAAGAGACTATGGAATGCGATAATGGTTATGATTCAGCAGATACAGATGAAATTATTGCTGACAGTAAAACTCTAGATCTAAGCAGGAAAAGAGCAGTTTTCGAAGATTCTAAACGGAGTAAGGTGGAGAATAAAGAAATACTAACTAACAAAAATTGTGATTTGGTAAATGACTCCTCACTGAAAACTCACAATTTAAAAGAACACAttgaaaaaaaagggaaaacgaAAAAATCCAGAATTGCTGCCTTGCAGAGTACAGCAGTTAACAGTACAACAACGACAAGTGATAGTGAGAGCTCTTATTCAGAGCCTGAGAAAGGGGAGTCTGAAATCAGTTCTGATTATGAATCCATGATGCAAAACTGTTACCACTTAGACCTTACATTAGATGACTTAAAGGCATTAGCTGCTGATAGCACTGGGACACCAGTAGAAGGATCAGATAATACACAGAGTTCTAGCCAGTGCAGCGTTGAAGAAATTCCCATGGGTAATgttgtaaataaaacaaaattctcTAAATTTTGCcctgcagttaaaaaaaagtgtatatgTCCTGAAGATGTACTTGCTTCAATTTTAGCGGGGGAGGATAATTCTGATGAAAGCtccaagaaacaaaataatttgtgtttgaaATATAAGCCCTTCAGAGGAATGGGGTCCCTTTGTGAAAAAGAGTTAACTAAGGACAGCACTAGTTTAAAGAAGAGGTCTGTAGAAAGTTTAGGTCTTGAAGCTCGTATTTCTTATTGTGGGGAGGAGGCATCTAAAAGACAGTCTAAGAACCAACCGTCATATTCACTTGAAGTCAgcagtaaaaagacaaaaaatacacATTGTGACCAGCACAAGGAGGTGTCAGATGCTGCCTCCTTAGCAGATGAGAGAGATCAGCCTTTTTCCAGGCCACGTTTACAAGGAAAGAACAAAGATGTGAGTTTTTTAAAAGACAACCAAAATTCAGAGCATGAAGATGCTGCTCCTACTAATAAGAGTGAAGATGAGAGCAGTGACATGGATAGTAATGCTGCAGTGTCACAGAAACATGTTAAACGACAACTGAAAAGCCCAAAActgctttcaaaaaaaatcaagagagatGTAAGCAATAAAAATCCAGAATGTGAAGCTAATAAATGTGAGAATGTGAAGACAAGCCTTCTGGAAGATAAGGAGCTTTGTCTTCATGCTGCTGCTTCAAAGGAACCTAGCACAAAAGAGAAACAGTTGCAGGATAACCAGAGGAGACTGGCAGCTCTACAAGAGAGACAGAAGGAGAGAGAATTACAGAAGAAACTCATTCAAGGAGCTCTTTCAAATCTG GATAGCCAGCCAGCAGGCAAGCATAAACACATCATATTCAATTCAGATGTGGAAAGCGAAGCTGAAGTAGAGGAGATGGTGAAGAAAGATGCGAGTTTGGAAAATATGCATGAAGAA GATGAATCTGCTCCTAAAACTTCAGTCAGACTGTTTGAAAGCAGTGAGGATGAGCAAGATGATACAGATGATGAGAGATTCAAAATTAAACCCCAGTTTGAAGGCAAAGCTGGTGAAAAA CTCTTGCAATTGCAATCGCGATTTGGCACAGATGAAAGATTTCGCATGGATGCTCGATTTCTTGAAAGTGACAGTGAAGAAGAAG caGAGACAAATACCTTGAAGGCAGGTGAGGAGGAAGAGCTTGCTgcggagaaaaagaaaaatctgcaaataTTGGGAAGCCTCTTAAATATGAACCTGGAACACTCTAAGCCATCTAAAACGGCCACAAGTGCTAAGAAATTCAA AGATATTAATGCCCTCCGCTATGATCCCACAAGACAGGACCATGCAGTGTTTGAAAGGAAACCAAGTGATACAGAAAAAGAGAG TAAAgctaaaaggaagaagaagagggaagaGAGTGAGAAAGTGCCTGAAGTGTCTAAAGAAATGTACTATGATATTGCTGTTGATTTAAAAGAGTTGTTTGGATCTTCAAAGAGcaagtcagaaaaaaaggaagaaatacctTGGGACAAAGACGATGCAGAGGATTCTACCACACTTGACAATTTGGGACCTCATGTTGGGAGTGATGTAGCTCAGGAGTCTAGTGGTTTCACGTTTTCTTTCTTTGGAGACATGGAGGAGTTGGGCATGAAAGAAG AGCCCTACATACTTGAAACAATAAAACCTGTAAAAGTCACATGGCAGGAAGATCCACGTTTCCAAGACAGCAGTTCtgagggtgatgatgaaccagacATGTCAGAAAGTGAAAG GTTTTTCTCACAGACCGAAAGTGctagatttttcttcttctccaaagATGATGAACGACTAAGAG AGGGCCCTAAGTTATTTTGTAGATCAGTAGACCTCAGTGAAGAAAAAGATGGTTGGGAAGACAGACGTAGATTATTGCTTGAG gaatGCCGGAAGAAGCATAAGGATGCAAGAAGGAAAGTGAAGGCAAAACAATAA